Proteins encoded together in one Anopheles darlingi chromosome 3, idAnoDarlMG_H_01, whole genome shotgun sequence window:
- the LOC125954658 gene encoding uncharacterized protein LOC125954658 has product MEPNRAKEEYELQHFNFTAEEIVAQNAQLIQSVLHKTLNAFTEQLIEKGQLPAAQGDELRSQISSTCRAMYEDCRPAIDELNSLYRKMFCIPDDLLLPTDLMHAQQHTDEFVKELQQEVSETKEAVSRGAIFLASLEAEAELHRALEPCYQAEGKVHEMLEEYQDLEIVSNELTEVIERMESHNLLGESSENAGNRSLDNFLLQK; this is encoded by the exons ATGGAACCGAATCGCGCGAAAGAGGAGTACGAGCTTCAGCACTTTAACTTCACCGCCGAGGAGATCGTCGCTCAGA ACGCACAGCTGATTCAATCCGTTCTGCACAAAACGCTCAATGCCTTTACGGAGCAGCTCATCGAAAAAGGCCAACTGCCGGCGGCTCAGGGCGATGAATTGCGTTCCCAAATCTCTTCAACATGCCGCGCAATGTACGAAGACTGCCGCCCAGCGATCGATGAGTTGAACTCGCTCTACCGGAAGATGTTCTGCATTCCCGACGATCTGCTGCTACCGACGGACCTCATGCACGCCCAGCAACACACAGACGAGTTCGTGAAAGAGCTCCAGCAAGAGGTAAGCGAGACGAAAGAGGCCGTCAGCCGCGGTGCGATCTTTCTGGCGTCGCTCGAAGCCGAAGCGGAACTACACCGAGCCCTGGAACCGTGCTATCAGGCGGAAGGAAAGGTTCACGAAATGCTCGAGGAATACCAGGACCTGGAGATCGTGTCGAACGAACTGACCGAAGTGATCGAACGGATGGAGAGCCACAATCTGCTGGGGGAAAGTTCCGAAAATGCGGGAAATCGTTCGTTGGATAACTTTTTATTACAAAAGTAG
- the LOC125954657 gene encoding uncharacterized protein LOC125954657: MEPNRAKEEYELQHFNFTAEEIVAQNAQLIQSVLHKTLNAFTEQLIEKGQLPAAQGDELRSQISSTCRAMYEDCRPAIDELNSLYRKMFCIPDDLLLPTDLMHAQQHTDEFVKELQQEVSETKEAVSRGAIFLASLEAEAELHRALEPCYQAERKVHEMLEEYQDLEIVSNELTEVIERMESHNLLGESSENAGNRSLDNFLLQK, from the exons ATGGAACCGAATCGCGCGAAGGAGGAGTACGAACTACAGCATTTTAACTTCACCGCCGAGGAGATCGTCGCTCAGA ACGCACAGCTGATTCAATCCGTTCTGCACAAAACGCTCAATGCCTTTACGGAGCAGCTCATCGAAAAAGGCCAACTGCCGGCGGCTCAGGGCGATGAATTGCGTTCCCAAATCTCTTCAACATGCCGCGCAATGTACGAAGACTGCCGCCCAGCGATCGATGAGTTGAACTCGCTCTACCGGAAGATGTTCTGCATTCCCGACGATCTGCTGCTACCGACGGACCTCATGCACGCCCAGCAACACACAGACGAGTTCGTGAAAGAGCTCCAGCAAGAGGTAAGCGAGACGAAAGAGGCCGTCAGCCGCGGTGCGATCTTTCTGGCGTCGCTCGAAGCCGAAGCGGAACTACACCGAGCCCTGGAACCGTGCTATCAGGCGGAAAGAAAGGTTCACGAAATGCTCGAGGAATACCAGGACCTGGAAATCGTGTCGAACGAACTGACCGAAGTGATCGAACGGATGGAGAGCCATAATCTGCTGGGGGAAAGTTCCGAAAATGCAGGAAATCGTTCGTTGGATAACTTTTTATTACAAAAGTAG